A portion of the Malania oleifera isolate guangnan ecotype guangnan chromosome 3, ASM2987363v1, whole genome shotgun sequence genome contains these proteins:
- the LOC131151829 gene encoding probable plastid-lipid-associated protein 8, chloroplastic, protein MATAASPSSSALFSVFEATRFSKLQTLTSRPNPQVFRTVLLRSNRHLKSQRICASVSATPAVRTRPDDLVASILSKVTQTDRGVLLSSEEHKEVAELAQELQKYCVEKPVQCPLIFGEWDVVYCSVPTSPGGGYRSAIGRLVFKTKEMIQVVDAPDTVRNKVSFSALGFIDGEVSLKGKLKALDHKWIQVVFEPPELKVGPWNFRYGGESEVKLEITYIDEKIRLGKGSKGSLFVFERCKQA, encoded by the exons ATGGCGACTGCTGCGTCTCCTTCTTCTTCTGCTCTGTTCTCTGTTTTCGAAGCCACTCGATTCTCCAAACTTCAAACCCTAACTTCTCGCCCAAACCCGCAGGTTTTCCGCACTGTTCTGCTTCGTAGCAATCGGCACCTGAAGTCTCAGAGAATCTGCGCTTCCGTTTCTGCAACGCCGGCGGTTCGAACCCGGCCGGATGATCTCGTCGCTTCCATTCTTTCCAAG GTGACACAAACAGATCGTGGGGTTTTGCTATCTAGTGAAGAGCACAAAGAGGTAGCTGAACTAGCTCAAGAATTGCAGAAATATTGTGTTGAGAAACCAGTTCAATGTCCTCTTATATTTGGAG AGTGGGATGTGGTTTACTGCTCCGTGCCAACATCACCAGGGGGTGGCTACAGGAGTGCAATTGGACGCCTTGTTTTCAAAACAAAGGAAATGATTCAGGTGGTTGATGCTCCCGACACTGTGAGAAATAAGGTGTCCTTTTCTGCTTTGGGATTCATTGATGGAGAGGTCTCTTTGAAAG GAAAACTGAAGGCTTTGGATCATAAATGGATCCAAGTTGTATTTGAGCCACCTGAACTCAAAGTAGGACCATGGAACTTTAGGTATGGTGGGGAGAGTGAGGTGAAGCTGGAGATTACTTACATAGATGAGAAGATCAGGTTGGGCAAGGGCTCTAAAGGTTCTCTGTTCGTTTTTGAAAGATGCAAACAGGCATAG
- the LOC131150290 gene encoding glycine-rich RNA-binding protein-like has protein sequence MAMVDVEYRCFVGGLAWATDEQSLHLAFSPYGEIIESKIINDWDTGRLRGFGFVTFGNEKAMIDAIEAMNGQDLVGRRIIVNEAQTRGRGGDNNCREGSYNLGVGYGDSGYGGERDCGYGDGGSRYSRSDGDRSLYSLSRDGDRSLWILDSGATDHMTFDENDFSKISQPRRTCVSNANGVLPQFLQYLVSAGL, from the coding sequence ATGGCGATGGTAGACGTAGAGTACAGATGCTTCGTTGGAGGGCTCGCATGGGCTACCGATGAGCAATCCCTGCATTTGGCGTTCAGTCCTTACGGGGAGATTATCGAATCGAAGATCATTAACGATTGGGACACTGGGAGGTTGAGGGGATTTGGATTTGTGACCTTCGGCAACGAGAAGGCAATGATAGACGCCATTGAAGCAATGAACGGCCAAGATCTTGTTGGCCGTAGAATTATTGTTAACGAGGCTCAGACCCGAGGCAGAGGTGGCGACAACAATTGTCGCGAGGGTAGTTATAACCTTGGTGTTGGTTATGGTGACAGCGGATACGGTGGCGAACGTGATTGCGGTTATGGTGATGGTGGATCCCGCTATTCTAGAAGTGATGGTGATAGAAGTCTGTATAGTTTGTCTCGGGATGGTGATAGAAGTctttggatacttgactcgggaGCCACCGATCACATGACATtcgatgaaaatgatttttccaaaatatctCAACCCCGGCGCACTTGCGTTTCTAATGCCAATGGGGTCCTTCCCCAATTTCTACAATATCTGGTTTCCGCTGGCTTGTGA